Within the Caldisalinibacter kiritimatiensis genome, the region CTCCCATTAACGCAGTACCTAAGTTTACATTGAATTTCTTTTTAGCTACTGCTGCAATTATGTCGACACCACCCTGTGAAGCTCTATTTCTGAACATTATACCCATTCCTAGTCCATTTAATGCTCCACCAAATATTGCCTCTAATAACATATCATTAGTCTTAATATACTGGTCAATACCTTCTGTCACACTTAAAAGAACTGACATAGTAAACATTGAAACAAAGCTGTAAATAATGAATTCTTTGTCAATAAACTTTGCTCCGATTATAAAAATAGGTACATTAATAATAAAAATAATTAGTCCTGTGTGGATATTGGTCAAATAATGTGCCATTATAGCTATACCACCAACTCCACCACTTAGTAAATGATTAGGAATAAAAAATCCATTAAACGCCACTGCACATAAAAGGCAGCCAAAAAAGATAGCACTTAACTTTAAAGATATTTTTACTATCTCCGACGAGTTTAGGACGTTGTTTGAGCCTATACTCGCCTTTTTAACAAGTTGCAATTGAAAAACCTCTTTCCTTTCGGGTTACCCCTTTTTTCACCTTCATTATACTAACTCAATTTTTAGTTTGCAACACTTAATTTAATATTTAAAAAATTGTAATTTTTTACTTTATACTATGCTAAAATCTGCATAGGAATGTAGAATTATTTATCACACGTCCTTTAGCACGATTTTTATATTTCCGTACATTTCTTCTTACGTTATTTTTTCTTTTTTATGTACGTCACCTTATACACACTGCATCTTTTCTTACGTCTTCTTTCACGTCACCTAGTACGTCATCTATAACACTTTTTATTCTAAATTAGTAAAAAAACCCTATCGGTCTAATAACCGATAGGGTTTTATCTTACTTCCTAACTTCTTCTGCTCCTCTTTGAAGAGCTTTTTCATTTAATGGAATTAAATGTTTCTTAGATTCACCGAATACTTTTTTCAATGCTTCTAGTACTGATTCAGATTTTACTACCTTAGTTAACTCTAAATATGCTCCTAGCATAACCATATTAGCCACTTTTGCATTCCCTAATTCTACAGCAATTTCATTCGCTGGTATATAATAAACGTTTATATCATCTCTTTCTGCTTTTTTATCTATAAGTGAACTATTTATTAATAGATTTCCGTCCTTAACTACATCTTTTTCGAATTTATCTAATGATGGTCTGTTCATAACTATTGCAGCTGTAGCTTCTGTAACTATTGGAGAACCTACTGGCGTATCAGAAACCATTACGTTACAGTTAGCTGTACCACCACGCATTTCAGGACCATAAGAAGGTAGCCATGAAACGTTTTTATTCTCTATCATTCCTGCATATGTTAAAAGCTGTCCCATTGACATAACACCTTGACCACCAAATCCTGCCATAATTATTCTTTCTTGCATTCTACTCCACCTCCTCTGGTGTTCTGAAGTTTCCTAGAGGATAATAAGGTATCATGTTTTCCTCTAACCACTTAAGTGATTCAGTTGGAGTTTTACCCCAGTTAGTTGGACATGTTGATAATACTTCTACTATACCGAATCCTTCTCCAGATAGTTGAACCTCAAAAGCTTTTTTTATAGCTTTTTTAGCTTTTCTTATGTTAGCTGGGTTATGAACTGAAACTCTTTCAACAAATTTAGCTCCATCTATTGTTGACAGCATTTCAGCAACTTTTAATGGTTTTCCAGCATGGTCCTCATCTCTAC harbors:
- a CDS encoding YitT family protein, with protein sequence MQLVKKASIGSNNVLNSSEIVKISLKLSAIFFGCLLCAVAFNGFFIPNHLLSGGVGGIAIMAHYLTNIHTGLIIFIINVPIFIIGAKFIDKEFIIYSFVSMFTMSVLLSVTEGIDQYIKTNDMLLEAIFGGALNGLGMGIMFRNRASQGGVDIIAAVAKKKFNVNLGTALMGVNLLIIGLSSVLFGLKPAMYTIIGLYIGYQIVDKIQCGLDTKKTVIIISDKSQQLADEIIVKLKRGATLIDGQGAYSKNNKKLIYCTIMSSQLAKLKELVEEIDPDAFITVNDAQEVKGKGFKHVGI
- a CDS encoding 2-oxoacid:acceptor oxidoreductase family protein, producing the protein MQERIIMAGFGGQGVMSMGQLLTYAGMIENKNVSWLPSYGPEMRGGTANCNVMVSDTPVGSPIVTEATAAIVMNRPSLDKFEKDVVKDGNLLINSSLIDKKAERDDINVYYIPANEIAVELGNAKVANMVMLGAYLELTKVVKSESVLEALKKVFGESKKHLIPLNEKALQRGAEEVRK